One genomic region from Fictibacillus marinisediminis encodes:
- the gvpQ gene encoding gas vesicle protein GvpQ yields MTRQTSGQSKLRKGTLIGGLLASTASFMIPSVRKNAKKGIRKGAVKAAVKAVKKSPSGLKDKAKEKVKEEAKDQLKSKFQEELQSKVSKAAEKLEDAKEKNADKVHGKAEQAADKVRDVLLNVQDKLKNLKEAGEEFQEKINSKKKNTKLKSVNDIKGANNIKSSNQLKSSNDIKSSKDIKRATDIKTISS; encoded by the coding sequence GTGACTCGGCAAACATCAGGACAAAGCAAATTAAGAAAAGGCACACTTATAGGAGGACTACTCGCGAGTACAGCTTCTTTTATGATCCCGAGCGTCAGAAAGAATGCAAAGAAAGGGATACGAAAAGGAGCAGTGAAAGCAGCTGTGAAAGCAGTGAAGAAAAGCCCTTCCGGTTTGAAAGATAAAGCTAAAGAGAAGGTAAAAGAAGAAGCCAAGGATCAGCTTAAATCAAAATTTCAGGAAGAGCTTCAGTCCAAAGTGAGTAAGGCTGCTGAAAAATTGGAAGATGCGAAAGAAAAGAACGCTGATAAAGTTCATGGCAAAGCTGAGCAAGCAGCAGACAAAGTAAGGGATGTTTTATTAAATGTCCAGGATAAACTTAAGAATTTAAAAGAAGCAGGAGAAGAGTTTCAGGAAAAAATTAATTCCAAGAAAAAAAACACGAAGCTTAAAAGTGTTAATGATATCAAAGGGGCTAACAACATTAAAAGTTCAAATCAGTTGAAAAGCTCCAATGATATTAAAAGCTCAAAGGATATTAAACGAGCAACTGATATTAAAACCATCAGTTCCTAA
- a CDS encoding gas vesicle protein K: MQTNNPSSGKIHLDPDNAEHGLAQLVLTVIELLRQIVERHAIRRVDGGNLTDEQIENLGVALMNLEVKMDELKTIFNLKDEDLNIDLGPLGNLL; encoded by the coding sequence ATGCAAACAAATAATCCATCCAGCGGAAAAATTCATCTGGATCCCGATAACGCTGAGCATGGCTTAGCACAGCTGGTTCTGACGGTCATTGAATTGTTAAGGCAAATCGTTGAAAGGCACGCCATCCGCCGGGTGGACGGCGGAAATTTAACCGATGAACAAATTGAAAACCTTGGCGTGGCATTAATGAATTTAGAAGTAAAAATGGACGAGCTTAAAACCATTTTTAATTTAAAGGATGAAGATTTAAATATTGATCTTGGGCCATTAGGGAACCTATTATGA
- a CDS encoding gas vesicle protein — MAVQHASESSTIVDVLEKILDKGVVIAGDITVGIADVELLTIKIRLIVASVDKAKEIGMDWWENDPYLSSKASEGNRTLEEENKELMERIRLLEENAGSK; from the coding sequence ATGGCAGTACAGCATGCTTCAGAGTCCAGCACGATTGTCGATGTATTAGAAAAGATACTGGATAAAGGTGTCGTCATTGCTGGGGATATAACGGTTGGTATCGCTGATGTAGAGTTGCTAACCATTAAAATCCGCCTGATTGTGGCCTCTGTAGATAAAGCAAAAGAAATCGGAATGGACTGGTGGGAAAATGATCCTTATCTATCCTCCAAGGCTTCAGAGGGGAACCGAACATTGGAAGAAGAAAACAAAGAATTAATGGAGCGGATCCGACTTTTGGAAGAGAATGCAGGCAGTAAATGA
- the gvpU gene encoding gas vesicle accessory protein GvpU translates to MSSTTSSQSKDSILEFFVKACNKHGFSLDITLNVKGAVVTGTTITAQEYFETLAETFEDGNEIAQEIGERLVKAGEAAEDDNNNSDINFIHLKNTRVFCGDSNSTPSKGKILWRGKLDQVDGFFLGRISDSKS, encoded by the coding sequence ATGAGTTCAACCACGTCATCCCAATCTAAAGACAGCATACTTGAATTTTTTGTGAAGGCCTGCAATAAACATGGGTTTTCATTAGATATTACGTTAAATGTCAAAGGGGCTGTCGTTACAGGCACAACAATCACCGCTCAAGAATACTTCGAAACGCTGGCTGAAACGTTTGAGGATGGAAATGAGATCGCTCAAGAGATAGGCGAGCGCCTTGTTAAAGCTGGTGAGGCAGCAGAAGACGACAATAACAACAGCGATATTAATTTCATTCATTTAAAGAACACACGAGTGTTTTGTGGTGATAGTAATTCAACTCCATCTAAGGGGAAAATTCTTTGGAGAGGAAAGTTGGATCAGGTTGATGGATTTTTCCTCGGAAGAATTTCTGACAGTAAAAGTTAA
- a CDS encoding MarR family winged helix-turn-helix transcriptional regulator, with protein MNQSCATKTHIAYTLRELHNQISPKFERCTGISQSRLELLHHLYEVEEISQTTLQKEVNIDSAAVTRHLKQLELSGMVARRKNPKDNRVTLVSLTDQGRNEIIAYRKERDQFVSNLLKDFKEEELPVLLDMLKRMQHNADQIEG; from the coding sequence TTGAACCAATCATGTGCTACAAAAACACATATCGCCTATACATTACGGGAGCTTCACAACCAGATCAGCCCGAAATTCGAACGATGTACAGGAATCAGCCAGTCCAGGCTTGAGCTCCTTCATCATCTATATGAAGTGGAGGAGATCAGCCAGACCACCCTGCAAAAAGAGGTCAATATTGACAGTGCTGCTGTCACAAGGCACTTAAAACAGCTTGAACTCTCAGGAATGGTCGCAAGGCGGAAGAATCCCAAGGATAACCGAGTAACGCTCGTCAGCCTTACCGATCAAGGCCGCAATGAAATCATTGCCTACAGAAAAGAAAGAGATCAATTTGTCTCTAACCTTTTGAAAGACTTTAAAGAGGAAGAGCTTCCAGTTCTTTTAGATATGCTTAAACGCATGCAGCATAACGCTGACCAGATTGAAGGTTAG
- a CDS encoding PIG-L deacetylase family protein, protein MSTNVIVIAAHPDDEILGPGGTIKKLVENGYKVISVVVAKGRKEKEDCIKESMLKANKYLGVEEVVFLEYPNLLLETLPLHSLTKEIEALLAKYEPSMIFTHHYGDLNRDHQILYQAVITSARPLPGKKAAEILCFETVSSSEWSQHTNDKEFKPNYFVDITETIDDKLQSLSFYHVEMMDFPHPRSYQGVKSLAQVRGMTVGVDYAEAFEIIRRVWK, encoded by the coding sequence ATGAGTACCAATGTAATTGTGATTGCTGCTCATCCAGACGATGAAATCCTTGGCCCTGGTGGAACAATAAAAAAATTGGTTGAAAATGGCTATAAAGTGATTTCCGTGGTTGTTGCAAAGGGGCGTAAGGAAAAAGAGGATTGCATTAAAGAATCAATGTTAAAGGCTAATAAATACTTGGGGGTAGAAGAGGTTGTTTTTTTAGAATATCCGAATCTACTATTAGAAACTCTCCCTCTACATTCTTTAACTAAAGAAATTGAAGCGCTTTTGGCCAAGTATGAACCTTCCATGATTTTTACTCATCATTACGGAGACCTAAACCGGGACCATCAAATATTGTACCAGGCCGTAATTACTTCAGCCAGGCCATTGCCTGGGAAAAAGGCTGCTGAAATACTCTGTTTTGAAACAGTTTCTTCGTCTGAATGGAGTCAACATACGAACGATAAAGAATTTAAACCAAACTATTTTGTGGATATAACGGAAACCATTGATGATAAACTCCAATCTCTTTCATTTTATCACGTAGAGATGATGGATTTTCCTCATCCCCGTTCATATCAAGGAGTGAAATCATTAGCACAGGTTCGAGGCATGACGGTTGGAGTAGATTATGCGGAAGCGTTTGAAATCATCAGGAGGGTATGGAAATGA
- a CDS encoding carboxymuconolactone decarboxylase family protein encodes MNSTDRYQHGLDKLMEYTLTENKEISTHLKISDDLKDIAPDVAKFIIEFGYGDIYSRSGLTNKQRAQITIASLVTQGTEPQLELHINTGLTAGLTPVEIVESFIQLIPYTGFPRILNALAVAKRVFAQRGVSAVSAAKEQ; translated from the coding sequence ATGAACAGCACAGACCGTTATCAGCATGGACTCGACAAACTAATGGAGTATACGTTAACTGAAAACAAGGAGATTTCTACTCATTTAAAAATTTCTGATGACCTAAAAGATATTGCTCCAGACGTAGCAAAATTTATCATTGAATTTGGATACGGCGATATTTACTCACGTTCAGGTTTAACCAATAAACAGCGGGCACAAATCACGATCGCCTCACTTGTTACCCAAGGTACTGAACCACAGCTTGAACTTCATATAAATACTGGGCTGACAGCTGGGCTGACTCCCGTTGAAATTGTAGAAAGCTTCATTCAACTCATTCCGTATACTGGATTCCCTCGTATACTTAACGCTCTTGCAGTAGCGAAGAGAGTATTCGCTCAGCGTGGTGTTTCTGCGGTTTCAGCCGCTAAAGAACAGTAA
- a CDS encoding putative quinol monooxygenase, with product MIIIHAKNYVNAAKEEEFVNEIQQLISASKAESGNISYELFKDTAEEHAYMMVEVWQDLEAVDAHNKSKHFTSFVAKAPEYLSRPMELKVFNGKQIK from the coding sequence ATGATCATTATTCACGCAAAAAATTATGTTAATGCAGCAAAAGAAGAGGAATTTGTAAACGAGATTCAACAGCTTATCTCAGCTTCAAAAGCGGAAAGCGGCAATATCTCTTACGAACTGTTCAAAGATACAGCAGAAGAACATGCCTACATGATGGTGGAAGTGTGGCAGGATCTAGAAGCAGTAGATGCTCACAATAAAAGCAAACACTTCACTTCCTTCGTTGCTAAAGCGCCTGAATATCTCAGCCGTCCAATGGAACTTAAAGTGTTTAACGGAAAACAGATTAAATAA
- a CDS encoding gas vesicle protein GvpG — MIHKLLMSPMNLVIKVGEKVKEEVDRELYDISFIQQKLIQLQMMYELEEIPEEVYKEQEEVLLVRYEIAKQREMEEWENLTKKQK; from the coding sequence ATGATCCACAAACTTTTAATGTCCCCGATGAATCTTGTCATTAAAGTTGGTGAAAAGGTTAAAGAAGAAGTGGATCGGGAACTGTATGACATTTCATTTATTCAGCAAAAATTGATTCAGCTTCAAATGATGTATGAACTTGAAGAAATACCGGAAGAGGTCTACAAGGAACAAGAAGAAGTATTGTTAGTAAGATATGAGATAGCAAAACAGCGGGAAATGGAAGAGTGGGAGAATTTGACGAAGAAGCAAAAGTGA
- the gvpT gene encoding GvpT/GvpP family gas vesicle accessory protein — protein MNDNENNKPSEDSKEASVSRALIGGAVGATLGWLYKPETRKLVVSHIRQSETIKTLAAEIGRSVQERVTEQALKNIKSTTAGFLNKDKSKDTDEEEKARKNEDNESARYSALEEENKRLANQLQRLEEKLNKLVE, from the coding sequence ATGAATGATAATGAAAACAATAAGCCATCAGAAGATAGTAAAGAGGCGTCCGTTTCCAGAGCCCTCATAGGAGGAGCCGTCGGGGCAACCCTAGGATGGTTGTATAAACCTGAAACACGCAAATTAGTGGTATCTCACATTAGACAATCAGAAACCATAAAAACTTTAGCTGCGGAAATAGGAAGATCGGTTCAAGAAAGGGTAACAGAACAAGCATTGAAAAATATAAAATCAACGACAGCGGGTTTCTTAAATAAAGATAAAAGCAAGGACACTGATGAGGAAGAGAAGGCGAGAAAAAATGAAGATAATGAATCAGCAAGGTATTCTGCACTAGAAGAGGAGAATAAACGGCTAGCAAACCAATTACAGAGGCTAGAAGAAAAATTAAACAAGCTAGTTGAGTAA
- the gvpT gene encoding GvpT/GvpP family gas vesicle accessory protein, which yields MATNQTENTQVENQTGERKKKLSESPVNRTLVGGVVGATVGLLATPKTGKKILAGIEKANLKDKGKNIGRSAKEKLSGVKETGFAKSQQAATGLKEKTSSFFKKNKNHDNDQSEETDVTNEGQSQDNGNNENKQYQALEDENKKLSERLEMLEQKLQQMVDASEETDEENDKKDKKKKKKKQDKEEQLELDNEEDEEEEEEDGNNVNEDEDDEEEEEQEEDEEEDGNNVNEDEEDEEEEEDDEEEKKPAKKATKSKTKKTPAKNKNSKKAKSSKSETSLSSNDDTSSK from the coding sequence ATGGCTACTAACCAAACTGAAAATACCCAAGTTGAAAATCAAACAGGTGAAAGGAAGAAAAAGTTAAGTGAAAGTCCCGTAAATAGAACACTTGTAGGAGGAGTTGTAGGTGCTACTGTAGGATTGCTTGCTACCCCGAAAACCGGAAAAAAAATATTGGCTGGTATAGAAAAAGCCAACCTGAAAGATAAAGGTAAAAATATAGGCAGATCAGCTAAAGAAAAGCTAAGTGGCGTTAAAGAAACCGGGTTTGCCAAATCACAGCAAGCAGCTACAGGTCTAAAAGAAAAAACATCCAGTTTCTTTAAAAAAAATAAGAACCATGATAACGATCAAAGCGAAGAAACGGATGTTACAAATGAAGGGCAAAGTCAAGATAATGGAAATAACGAAAACAAACAGTATCAAGCACTCGAAGATGAAAATAAGAAACTAAGCGAACGATTGGAAATGTTAGAACAGAAATTGCAGCAAATGGTTGATGCAAGTGAGGAAACGGATGAAGAAAATGATAAAAAAGATAAAAAGAAAAAGAAGAAAAAGCAAGATAAAGAAGAGCAATTAGAGCTGGATAATGAAGAGGATGAGGAAGAGGAAGAGGAAGACGGAAACAATGTAAATGAAGACGAAGATGATGAGGAGGAAGAGGAACAAGAGGAAGATGAGGAAGAAGACGGAAACAATGTAAATGAAGACGAAGAAGATGAGGAAGAAGAGGAAGACGACGAAGAGGAAAAGAAGCCTGCAAAGAAAGCAACAAAATCAAAAACCAAAAAGACACCTGCAAAGAATAAGAATTCAAAGAAAGCAAAAAGCAGCAAATCAGAGACATCTCTTTCCAGCAATGACGATACATCTTCGAAATAA
- the gvpA gene encoding gas vesicle structural protein GvpA, whose translation MSVQKSTDSSSLAEVIDRILDKGVVIDVFARVSLVGIELITIEARVVIASVDTWLRYAEAVGLLRDEVEKEGLPSQSNERGSQAFSI comes from the coding sequence ATGAGTGTTCAAAAAAGTACGGATAGTTCAAGTCTTGCAGAGGTTATCGACCGAATTCTTGATAAAGGTGTTGTCATCGATGTATTTGCTCGAGTTTCTCTTGTAGGAATAGAATTAATAACTATCGAAGCTAGGGTAGTTATTGCAAGTGTCGACACATGGCTTCGATATGCTGAGGCAGTTGGGTTGCTGCGAGATGAAGTTGAAAAAGAAGGCCTGCCATCTCAGTCCAATGAAAGAGGCAGCCAAGCCTTTAGCATTTAA
- a CDS encoding GvpL/GvpF family gas vesicle protein, with product MAKLVYLYGLIPTEEAIKDAVPSFRGLDEQNEVYTIQLNEITAVVCELDADTYSEESIKEKMNNDMEWLQGKALHHHEALLALQKQYTVIPMKFCTIYTSENSLSETIEEHQKKITNSFTQLAGNEEWNLKIYCDHSKLKDFISGHNSLIEEKKEEISKLPPGRQFFEKRKIDQLADQELEKEINKTCEQIHEELAKFSLHDSVKKNWGKDVTGKQFDMCWNSVYLIPADTVEEFLEEIKKGKMSSQKLVGSSRLLVHGLPTISQA from the coding sequence ATGGCGAAACTCGTTTATTTATATGGACTTATTCCCACCGAAGAAGCAATAAAAGACGCAGTTCCTTCTTTTCGGGGGTTAGATGAACAGAATGAAGTATATACCATTCAATTAAATGAAATTACGGCCGTTGTCTGTGAGCTTGATGCAGACACGTATTCAGAAGAATCAATTAAAGAAAAAATGAACAACGACATGGAATGGCTTCAAGGAAAGGCGCTTCATCACCATGAAGCTCTATTGGCACTCCAAAAACAATATACAGTAATTCCAATGAAATTTTGTACGATTTATACAAGCGAAAATAGCTTGAGCGAAACAATTGAAGAGCACCAAAAGAAGATCACCAACTCGTTCACTCAACTCGCAGGCAACGAGGAATGGAATTTGAAAATCTATTGTGACCACTCAAAATTAAAAGACTTTATCAGTGGCCACAATTCATTAATAGAAGAAAAAAAAGAAGAGATAAGCAAATTGCCTCCTGGCAGACAGTTCTTTGAAAAAAGAAAGATCGATCAATTGGCAGACCAGGAGTTAGAGAAAGAAATAAATAAAACGTGTGAACAGATTCATGAGGAACTTGCCAAATTCTCCCTTCATGATTCAGTAAAAAAAAATTGGGGTAAGGATGTAACAGGGAAACAATTCGATATGTGCTGGAATAGCGTATACCTTATACCAGCAGATACAGTGGAAGAATTTTTAGAAGAAATTAAAAAAGGAAAAATGAGCTCGCAGAAACTGGTTGGAAGTTCGAGGCTTCTGGTCCATGGCCTGCCTACCATTTCGCAAGCTTAA
- the gvpN gene encoding gas vesicle protein GvpN produces the protein MTVLTENKNKVNSDLLQHDGIKNLISRSLNYLSAGYPVHFTGPPGVGKTTLALLLAKKRKRPVMLMHGNRELSNADLIGAYTGYTTQKVVDNFIRSVYKKEENVTETWNNGRLLDAVKNGYTLIYDEFTRSEPSTNNIFLSILEEGILPLYGTKQKDPFMKVHPKFTVIFTSNPSEYAGVYETQDALLDRLITIPLDYTDKDTEAAIVSSKTGVDSNQAKAITSFVAALREKCSENSNNGPSLRASIMIAKLANEADIPINGKDEDFQRLCLDILFAPVAKCMDEKDSSKLRELIISECKKAVKE, from the coding sequence ATGACGGTCTTAACGGAAAATAAAAACAAAGTAAATTCAGATTTACTGCAGCATGACGGGATAAAAAACTTAATTTCTCGTTCCTTAAACTATCTTTCAGCTGGTTATCCCGTCCATTTCACAGGACCGCCTGGAGTTGGCAAGACGACACTCGCACTCCTTTTAGCGAAAAAGCGGAAACGTCCCGTTATGTTAATGCATGGGAACCGGGAGTTATCGAATGCTGATCTAATCGGGGCCTATACAGGATATACCACCCAAAAAGTGGTCGATAATTTTATTCGTTCGGTTTACAAAAAAGAAGAAAATGTTACGGAAACGTGGAATAACGGAAGATTATTGGATGCTGTAAAAAATGGGTACACATTGATTTATGATGAATTTACCCGTTCTGAGCCCTCAACTAATAATATTTTCCTTTCAATTTTGGAAGAGGGGATTTTACCGTTATACGGCACAAAGCAAAAAGATCCCTTTATGAAAGTCCATCCGAAATTCACAGTAATCTTTACGAGCAATCCTTCTGAATATGCAGGCGTTTACGAAACACAGGATGCTTTATTAGATCGTCTCATTACCATTCCGTTAGATTATACAGACAAAGATACTGAAGCCGCCATTGTCTCCAGCAAAACAGGTGTTGATTCAAATCAAGCAAAAGCCATAACAAGTTTTGTTGCTGCTCTCAGAGAAAAATGCAGTGAAAACAGCAATAACGGACCAAGTCTGCGGGCTTCTATTATGATTGCAAAACTTGCAAATGAGGCCGATATCCCAATAAACGGTAAAGATGAAGATTTTCAGCGGTTATGCCTGGACATCTTATTCGCACCTGTCGCCAAATGCATGGATGAGAAGGATTCATCAAAGCTAAGAGAGCTAATAATAAGCGAATGCAAAAAAGCAGTAAAGGAGTGA
- a CDS encoding gas vesicle protein, giving the protein MGHREAIENKEVTLIDILDVILDKGVAIKGDLIISIAGVDLVYLDLRVLIASVETLVNSSSGNRKDISSDQFDKQREGLIYANK; this is encoded by the coding sequence ATGGGACATAGAGAAGCCATTGAAAATAAGGAAGTTACTCTTATTGATATCTTAGATGTGATTTTAGATAAAGGTGTCGCCATCAAAGGAGATCTAATCATTTCAATTGCAGGAGTAGATTTGGTTTATCTTGATCTGCGTGTGCTGATTGCTTCAGTTGAAACGCTTGTGAACTCATCTTCAGGCAATCGTAAAGACATCTCGTCCGACCAATTTGATAAACAAAGGGAGGGCCTAATTTATGCAAACAAATAA
- the gvpO gene encoding gas vesicle protein GvpO, translating into MEIKELMEAVNDFFKEHVAPPHKITSVEGTEDEGWKVIVEVIEEKDYMKKYAKDEMLGVYQVSLNKKKEVTSFTRINIRYRSAIAED; encoded by the coding sequence ATGGAAATAAAAGAACTAATGGAAGCCGTAAATGACTTTTTCAAAGAGCATGTAGCCCCCCCTCACAAGATTACATCAGTTGAAGGCACGGAAGATGAAGGCTGGAAAGTCATTGTGGAAGTGATCGAAGAAAAAGATTACATGAAGAAATATGCAAAAGATGAAATGTTGGGCGTCTATCAAGTTTCCTTGAACAAAAAGAAAGAAGTAACGTCTTTCACAAGGATAAACATCCGATATCGAAGTGCTATTGCTGAAGACTAG
- a CDS encoding nitroreductase family protein, whose product MNTTLVNNFNDILTGRRSIRYYDPSVKISKDEMTEILNKATLAPSSVNMQPWRFLVIESDEAKATLAPLARFNNSQVETSSAMIAVFGDLNNFDKGEEIYSKAVELGYMPQDVKEQMMGRLTAHFDTLDPEVNKETVLIDGGLVSMNLMLAARAHGYDTCPIGGYEKDKIAEAFGLDKDRYVPVMLISIGKAANTGYPSVRLPVEEVAEWK is encoded by the coding sequence ATGAATACAACACTAGTGAATAACTTTAATGACATCTTGACTGGACGCCGTTCCATTCGCTATTATGATCCATCCGTTAAAATCAGCAAGGACGAGATGACAGAAATACTTAATAAAGCTACATTGGCACCTTCTTCTGTTAACATGCAGCCATGGCGCTTTCTAGTCATTGAAAGCGATGAAGCAAAAGCAACGCTCGCTCCGCTTGCCCGTTTTAATAACTCTCAAGTGGAAACTTCATCTGCCATGATTGCTGTATTCGGAGATTTGAACAACTTCGATAAAGGTGAAGAAATCTACAGCAAAGCCGTTGAGCTTGGCTACATGCCGCAAGATGTAAAAGAACAAATGATGGGCAGACTCACCGCTCACTTTGATACTCTTGATCCTGAGGTAAATAAGGAGACGGTATTAATCGATGGCGGCCTCGTATCCATGAATCTTATGCTTGCCGCCCGTGCCCATGGCTATGATACATGCCCCATCGGCGGTTATGAGAAAGATAAAATTGCTGAAGCTTTTGGATTGGATAAAGACCGTTACGTTCCGGTTATGCTGATCTCCATCGGTAAAGCAGCGAATACTGGGTATCCGTCTGTTCGTCTTCCTGTTGAAGAAGTGGCGGAGTGGAAATAA
- a CDS encoding GvpL/GvpF family gas vesicle protein, protein MSQSTGIYIFCGIQTTEDKYQFGNVTIEGQERSTFTIHYKDAAIVAAEMPMKIYHPNKENLMAHQDVISSVMAQNDTVIPISFGNVFNSKEDVKVLLENLYPQFEQLFPEIKGKIELGLKVMGKKQWLEEEINKKPEVEQMKKTVQGKSQDAAYYERIQLGEMAQKFFSSLQNDIKAEIFNPLKEASTASKINKPIGETMLLNAAFLIDRDKEELFDQKVNEVHEKWEDKLDFKYSGPWPAYNFINIQLKVEEGT, encoded by the coding sequence ATGAGTCAATCAACAGGTATTTATATATTTTGCGGTATACAAACAACAGAGGATAAGTATCAGTTTGGAAATGTCACCATTGAAGGCCAAGAAAGATCAACGTTTACCATTCATTATAAGGATGCAGCCATTGTAGCAGCAGAAATGCCAATGAAAATTTATCATCCCAATAAGGAAAACTTAATGGCCCATCAAGATGTGATATCTTCTGTTATGGCTCAAAACGATACGGTCATTCCCATTAGTTTTGGAAATGTGTTCAATTCAAAAGAAGATGTAAAAGTTCTACTGGAAAATTTGTATCCGCAGTTTGAACAGTTGTTTCCAGAAATAAAGGGGAAAATAGAACTTGGTCTAAAGGTAATGGGCAAAAAACAATGGCTGGAAGAGGAAATTAATAAAAAACCTGAAGTAGAACAAATGAAAAAAACGGTTCAAGGCAAGTCTCAGGATGCAGCGTATTATGAACGCATTCAGCTTGGCGAAATGGCTCAAAAATTTTTCAGTTCTCTTCAAAATGATATTAAAGCGGAAATCTTTAATCCATTAAAAGAAGCATCTACAGCTTCAAAAATCAACAAGCCGATTGGCGAAACCATGCTTTTGAATGCAGCCTTTTTAATTGACCGCGATAAGGAAGAACTCTTTGACCAAAAAGTAAATGAAGTTCATGAAAAATGGGAGGACAAACTCGATTTTAAGTATTCCGGTCCATGGCCCGCCTACAATTTCATCAATATTCAGCTAAAGGTTGAGGAAGGAACATGA
- a CDS encoding NAD(P)/FAD-dependent oxidoreductase: MDLHNGSLFWPTTLDGEKTIKGRQEIDTHYDAVIVGGGMSGALTAFTLAQEGLHIAIVDKREMAAGSSSANTGLLQFSNDIMLHELIDQIGENQAVHFYKLCQKAVDQLKEVAETLPREADMIKRKSICYASTEEHVQKLQKEYEALSRHGFPAEYWTKADMKEHLPFEKPGALITHGDAEVNPYRFIQGILEYLEQKGIHLFENVEAKETEEQDDGILLHTSIGTFSASHLIYATGYDSIPINEKIGSDINRSYAIATEPIEDLSSWEDNAMIWETKRPYLYMRTTVDHRIIAGGLDEDKPEAPQSEEWIANRAERIQQELEKLFPDLPIKIAYAWGASFGESLDNLPFIGKHPHKNRQYYLLGYGGNGTVYSMLGSHIIRDLILDHPNEDAELVKLDR; the protein is encoded by the coding sequence ATGGACTTGCATAACGGCAGCCTTTTTTGGCCCACCACGCTGGACGGTGAGAAGACCATAAAAGGAAGACAGGAAATCGACACACATTATGATGCAGTAATCGTTGGCGGCGGCATGTCCGGCGCTCTAACGGCGTTTACTCTCGCACAGGAAGGTTTGCATATTGCCATTGTCGATAAGAGGGAGATGGCTGCGGGCAGTTCTTCTGCCAACACAGGCCTTCTTCAATTTTCAAATGATATTATGCTTCATGAGCTGATTGATCAGATTGGCGAGAATCAAGCCGTGCACTTTTATAAGCTTTGCCAGAAAGCAGTAGACCAGCTGAAAGAGGTAGCTGAGACACTTCCCCGGGAAGCGGATATGATCAAACGAAAAAGCATTTGCTATGCGAGTACCGAGGAACATGTTCAAAAGCTGCAAAAGGAATATGAGGCCTTATCCAGGCATGGCTTTCCTGCTGAATATTGGACCAAAGCGGACATGAAAGAGCATTTGCCATTTGAAAAACCGGGAGCTTTAATTACGCATGGAGATGCAGAAGTCAATCCTTACCGGTTTATCCAGGGGATCTTGGAATATTTGGAGCAAAAAGGCATTCATTTGTTTGAAAATGTGGAGGCTAAAGAGACAGAAGAACAAGATGACGGCATTTTGCTGCACACCTCCATCGGCACTTTCTCAGCATCCCATTTGATTTATGCAACAGGATATGACTCTATCCCCATTAATGAAAAAATCGGATCAGACATCAACCGATCCTATGCGATCGCGACTGAACCGATTGAAGATTTGTCTTCCTGGGAAGATAACGCAATGATTTGGGAAACGAAACGTCCTTACCTTTATATGAGGACAACCGTTGATCATCGCATTATTGCAGGCGGATTGGATGAAGATAAGCCTGAAGCGCCCCAAAGTGAAGAATGGATCGCCAACCGTGCAGAGCGGATTCAGCAGGAGCTTGAAAAACTGTTTCCTGATCTCCCTATAAAGATTGCATACGCCTGGGGGGCAAGTTTCGGTGAATCCCTCGATAACCTTCCATTCATCGGAAAGCATCCTCATAAAAACCGGCAGTACTATCTGCTTGGGTATGGAGGAAACGGAACCGTATACAGCATGCTTGGCTCTCATATTATTAGAGATTTGATTTTGGACCATCCAAATGAAGATGCGGAACTTGTAAAACTGGATCGGTAA